The following are encoded in a window of Halosolutus halophilus genomic DNA:
- a CDS encoding flippase, translating into MTDEKDDLAKVLLSAGLVFVGALLENFARLAERVLIGRTVSAEAYGEFSIGLAILTLSVTSAMAGFSQGIPRYMARFDDPADERGALLTGLVVTLPIALALCAVLVLAGDVIVAQLFESVGSELLLTLFVVTIPLVITFQLGIAAIRGYENTSYKILARNVTYPGVRLLLLGTFLSLGFGVHAAGYSYLIAAIVTTLVTYVLLRRLLTLTGPSRFHIREMTAFSVPLIVSTVAATLMTKTDTLMLGYFRASSEVGIYNAAYPLANSLVVILGTFGYMYLPVASRLDGDGERESMNRVYQMTTKWVFVLTFPLFVTFVVMPSDVIALAFGQQYASGGIALAILSIGFFTNAAVGRNRETLSALGYTKFILVTNVGALGINIVANVALIPRYGFVGAAIASASSFVGLNLFVYLFLARKFDIRPYNRTSLRLIGILPLVVLPAGFALDSVFPASPTGIGLFFASTSLLTLLVAAGSGSLEHGDIVIVEFLEDALGTEIPYVRELIPDPE; encoded by the coding sequence ATGACCGACGAGAAGGACGACCTTGCGAAGGTCCTTCTGAGCGCGGGTCTCGTCTTCGTCGGGGCGCTACTGGAGAACTTCGCGCGGCTGGCTGAGCGCGTCCTCATCGGCCGAACGGTGTCAGCTGAGGCGTACGGCGAGTTCAGTATCGGCCTGGCGATTTTGACACTCTCTGTCACGTCCGCGATGGCCGGGTTTAGCCAGGGAATCCCGCGGTACATGGCCCGCTTCGACGACCCGGCCGACGAACGGGGCGCGTTGCTCACCGGTCTCGTCGTGACGCTCCCGATCGCACTCGCGCTCTGTGCCGTCCTCGTCCTCGCCGGGGATGTGATCGTCGCACAACTGTTCGAGAGCGTCGGATCCGAACTGTTGCTCACGCTGTTCGTCGTCACGATTCCCCTCGTCATTACCTTTCAGCTCGGCATCGCGGCGATTCGCGGGTACGAGAACACATCGTACAAGATTCTGGCGCGAAACGTCACCTATCCAGGCGTCCGTCTCCTGCTCCTGGGGACGTTCCTGTCGCTCGGTTTCGGCGTTCACGCGGCCGGGTACAGTTACCTGATCGCCGCCATCGTCACGACGCTCGTGACCTACGTCCTCTTGCGACGACTGCTTACCCTTACGGGCCCGTCACGGTTCCATATCCGGGAGATGACGGCCTTTTCGGTGCCACTGATCGTCTCGACGGTCGCCGCGACGCTCATGACGAAGACCGATACGCTCATGCTGGGGTACTTCCGTGCCTCGAGTGAGGTCGGCATATACAACGCCGCGTATCCGCTGGCGAACTCGCTCGTCGTGATTCTCGGGACGTTCGGATACATGTACCTCCCCGTCGCCTCACGCCTCGACGGCGATGGCGAACGGGAGTCGATGAACCGGGTCTACCAGATGACGACGAAGTGGGTATTCGTGTTGACGTTTCCGCTGTTCGTGACGTTCGTGGTGATGCCGTCGGACGTGATCGCCCTCGCTTTCGGCCAGCAGTACGCGAGCGGCGGGATCGCACTCGCGATATTATCGATCGGATTCTTCACCAACGCCGCCGTCGGCCGGAACCGCGAGACGCTCTCGGCACTGGGATACACGAAGTTCATCCTCGTCACGAACGTCGGCGCACTCGGTATCAATATCGTTGCGAACGTGGCACTCATTCCGCGTTACGGGTTCGTCGGCGCGGCGATCGCGTCCGCCAGCTCGTTCGTCGGGCTGAATCTCTTCGTGTATCTGTTCCTGGCTCGCAAGTTCGATATCCGGCCGTACAATCGGACCTCGCTCCGATTGATCGGGATACTCCCGCTGGTCGTCCTCCCTGCCGGGTTCGCACTCGACAGTGTCTTTCCGGCGAGTCCAACCGGCATCGGCCTGTTCTTCGCGAGCACGAGTCTCCTCACACTCCTCGTCGCAGCGGGTTCCGGCTCTCTCGAACACGGTGACATCGTCATCGTCGAGTTCCTCGAAGACGCCCTCGGGACCGAAATCCCGTACGTCCGGGAACTGATCCCGGACCCCGAGTGA
- a CDS encoding sulfatase-like hydrolase/transferase, translated as MREVTASIQGVEFTNAFAAASNTGSSMPALAAGVFCDRVANGSPNLKLGESRDDDDVVTMAEALSESGYDCSLWCDNVIFGAERNYDRGFDDGRAGTPNWKKRAQKLVQQTGSDRLFNACRWAYFNVVGRIEERITTESNYYISADTHHQAVLASLEGTSGGQMHWIHYMDVHHPFEPPADYLESRSLNTDRSPSELAELSSQAIIQNRGEGTTDEDIEDIVQAYRAACEYLRDQLVSFIETLIDRNHYVPGHDIIVLTADHGEGFDRDRHGMLGHTPTPSFWDDLVHVPLVVSLPDWEPGTVDCQVSQIDLMPTVLQAAGAPVPSSVDGTAAARPTDLCRDHVFFTATGPYRTYHGVRSRSGWKLFSDRISDSESVELTGTDDEGADQDHERALLTRVDGDTESIEFECQLDANAHPSETRKRDRWLGLRRRLREDRGEIATRRFDEMLSDETVEQLEQLGYVDNIR; from the coding sequence ATGAGAGAGGTCACCGCCAGTATTCAGGGAGTCGAATTCACGAACGCATTCGCGGCCGCAAGTAACACCGGAAGTTCGATGCCGGCTCTGGCCGCTGGTGTGTTCTGTGACCGTGTCGCAAACGGCTCGCCCAACCTCAAACTCGGTGAATCGAGGGACGACGACGACGTCGTCACGATGGCGGAGGCGCTCTCGGAGTCGGGATACGACTGTTCACTCTGGTGTGACAACGTCATCTTCGGGGCAGAACGGAATTACGACCGCGGGTTCGACGATGGGCGAGCCGGAACCCCGAACTGGAAAAAGCGCGCGCAAAAACTCGTCCAACAGACCGGTTCCGATCGGTTATTCAACGCGTGCCGGTGGGCGTATTTCAACGTCGTCGGTCGCATCGAGGAGCGGATAACGACCGAGAGCAACTATTACATCTCCGCCGACACGCATCACCAGGCAGTTCTCGCCTCCCTCGAGGGGACATCCGGAGGGCAGATGCACTGGATCCACTACATGGACGTTCACCATCCCTTCGAGCCGCCCGCAGACTATCTCGAATCACGATCGCTGAACACCGATCGAAGTCCCTCCGAACTCGCCGAACTCTCCTCTCAGGCGATCATCCAGAATCGCGGTGAGGGAACGACCGACGAGGATATCGAGGACATCGTCCAGGCCTACCGCGCCGCTTGCGAATATTTGCGAGATCAGCTCGTCTCCTTCATCGAGACGCTGATCGATCGTAATCACTACGTGCCCGGTCACGACATCATCGTCCTGACCGCGGATCACGGCGAGGGGTTCGACCGGGATCGTCACGGAATGCTCGGTCACACGCCGACCCCGTCGTTCTGGGACGATCTCGTCCACGTCCCGCTCGTCGTCAGCCTTCCGGACTGGGAACCAGGAACCGTCGACTGTCAGGTCAGTCAGATCGATCTCATGCCGACGGTCCTGCAAGCCGCCGGTGCCCCGGTTCCGTCGTCGGTCGACGGGACCGCTGCCGCTCGCCCGACCGATCTGTGTCGAGACCACGTCTTCTTCACGGCGACCGGACCGTACAGAACCTATCACGGGGTTCGGAGCCGTTCCGGCTGGAAGCTCTTTTCGGACCGGATCAGTGACTCCGAGTCCGTCGAACTGACTGGCACCGACGACGAAGGCGCCGATCAGGATCACGAGCGCGCGTTACTCACCCGCGTTGACGGGGACACCGAGTCGATCGAGTTCGAGTGCCAACTCGATGCGAACGCGCACCCGTCGGAGACCAGGAAACGGGACCGGTGGCTCGGACTGCGTCGACGGCTCCGCGAAGACCGGGGCGAGATCGCGACGAGACGGTTCGACGAGATGCTGTCCGACGAAACGGTGGAACAACTCGAGCAGTTGGGCTACGTCGACAACATCCGCTGA
- a CDS encoding GNAT family N-acetyltransferase produces the protein MDIERIGLEDWRDALPANGFEVFHDPDALSVLDDYTDAELHCYAAYKGDQVVGMVPLFVSDRSIGRTVFSPPVSQGVPRLGPIINPHSPKQRKWERINSGLANGVIDALGLGDRTTLFRMTCPLGYADPRPYGWNDLAVEPEFTYVVDLEGCTDIEDAMAGFSKSLRNEMRRLDDVDLAIETEGIDSALRVYDDVVDQFEEHGDTAPMSRAFLRDLLSSLDVDRWRVYVARSPDGEYQSGIITLFSNDLAYYWQGGVVASYESVSVNNLLHRAILEDLVTDPQFDSIEGYDLVGANTERLCEYKGKFNGELRPYYVVESSGLEMRVAKSTYQRLSGSFGKG, from the coding sequence ATGGATATCGAACGAATCGGTCTCGAGGACTGGCGCGATGCGCTTCCGGCGAACGGGTTCGAGGTCTTCCACGATCCGGACGCACTCTCCGTTCTCGACGACTATACCGACGCAGAATTGCACTGTTATGCGGCGTACAAAGGGGACCAGGTCGTCGGGATGGTACCACTGTTCGTCTCGGATCGATCGATCGGACGAACGGTGTTCTCGCCGCCCGTTTCGCAGGGGGTCCCCCGGCTCGGGCCGATCATCAACCCCCACAGCCCGAAGCAACGCAAGTGGGAGCGAATCAACAGCGGACTGGCGAATGGGGTAATCGACGCACTCGGACTCGGCGATCGGACGACGCTCTTCCGGATGACCTGTCCCCTCGGGTACGCCGATCCGCGGCCCTACGGCTGGAACGATCTCGCGGTGGAGCCCGAGTTCACGTACGTCGTCGACCTGGAGGGCTGTACCGACATCGAGGACGCCATGGCGGGGTTCAGCAAGAGTCTCCGGAACGAGATGCGTCGCCTGGACGACGTGGACCTCGCGATCGAGACCGAAGGGATCGATTCCGCCCTGCGTGTCTACGATGACGTGGTCGATCAGTTCGAGGAGCACGGCGACACCGCACCGATGTCGCGCGCATTCCTCCGCGATCTCCTGTCGTCGCTGGACGTCGATCGGTGGCGCGTCTACGTCGCTCGGAGCCCCGACGGGGAGTACCAGAGCGGTATCATCACCTTGTTCTCGAACGATCTGGCCTACTACTGGCAGGGTGGCGTCGTCGCCTCCTACGAGAGCGTGAGCGTGAACAATCTGTTGCATCGAGCGATCCTCGAGGATCTCGTTACCGATCCTCAGTTCGACTCGATCGAAGGATACGATCTCGTCGGCGCGAATACGGAACGGCTCTGCGAGTACAAGGGCAAGTTCAACGGCGAACTTCGTCCGTACTACGTGGTCGAATCGTCCGGTCTCGAGATGCGAGTGGCGAAATCGACCTATCAGAGGTTGTCCGGGTCGTTCGGCAAGGGGTAG